The Achromobacter spanius genome includes the window ACAGGCGCGATGCGGGGCAGCAGTTCCAGGAAGCTCGCCGGCTGGTCGATGCTGACCGCGCCCGCAATCCGCACCTTGTCCAACCCCGCGCCGGACAGCCGGATGGCATAGGGCGCATAGCGATTCATTTCGCGCACGGCGTCAGCAAGCGGCGTGTTGTTGAAAACGATGCGGCCTTGGTGCCATGCGGTCAGCGCCGCCAGGTCCACGACATGCGGGGCACCCAGCCCCGACCGAGACACCGTCAGGCCTTGGCCGGGCGTCAAGGCGGCCTGTTGCCAAAAGCGCAAGCCCGTGGGTTTGACCTCGACCGATCCGGACAGCACGGCCACGTCGGTAACGTCGCCGTGGCGGCGCACGTTAAAGCGTGTGCCCGTCACGCGAACTTGCGCGTCGCCCGTGCGCACGTAGAAAGGGCGGTTGGCATCGGCCTTGACGGAAAACGTGATCTCGCCCGCCGCCAGATCGACCTCGCGGCGGTCGGGGTAGAAGCGCACGTTGGCCTGCGTGTCGGTATTGAGTTCCAGGATGGAATCGTCCGACAGCGCGACCTGGCGGCGTTCACCATGGGCGCTGGCGAGCGTGGCATCGTAGGTTGGCGCGGCGGTTTGAAACAGCGGCACCGTGGCCACCCCAATCGCCAGCGCGGCGGCGCCCGCCAACGCGACGCCGGCCCAGCGCACCCGTCGCGACGGGGGGCGGACCCGCGTCGGGGCGGATTCGGATTCGGTTTCGAATTCGGTATCGCGGGCCAGGGCGCGCAGCCGTTCCGCAGGCACCGCCAGGGTATCGCGCCAGACCTCGTCCAGCAGCGCGTATTCGTGGGCGTGCGCTGGGGCTTGCTTCAACCAGGCATCGAAAGCGAGCTGGTCGGCAACGCTCATCCTGCCGGAGCGCGCGCGGGCGAACCAGAATGCCGCGGCATCGCGCGGATCATCGAACGTGGGGCGGGTGCCGTTGTCGGCCGGGGAATGGGGCTCAGTCGGGCGCATAGCTGTGCAGGGCGTCGCGCAGATGACGCATGGCGCGCATGATATAGCGCTCGACGGAATTCAGCGACACGCCCAGCCGCGCGGCGACTTCCTGGTGGGAATACCCTTCCAGGCGATGCCAGATATAGGCCTGCCGGCATTTGATGGGCAATTGCAGCAGGGCCGCTTCAACGGCCGCGGCCAATTGCGCGGCGCGCACGGCGGCGCCGCTGTCCACGTCCCGGGGGTGATCGTCTTCGCTGATTTCATGCAAGGGCAGCGTGGGCAGCCGGGCCTCGCGGCGCGCGTTGCCGGCCAGGCTGTTCATGCTGGCGCGGTACAGGTAGGCCCGTGGCTCCAGGATGTGACCGCCGTCCGACTTCAACAAGCCCACGGCCGCGTCTTGCAGCGCGTCCTCGGCCTCGTGGGTGTTGCCCACCTTGCGCACCCAGCCGCGCACCATCTCGGCATAGCAGCCGATCCAGCCTTTGTCTTGGGGTTTGCTGCGAGGCATGGACGAATGGGGAAAGGGACGACGGGGAAGGGACGACGGGGAACAGAGAAGGTGCGTAGTGTAAATCATTCCCATTAATGCGGGGCCGGACGTACGGCGTTGCCGGGCATCCGCGCTGGCGCCAGACGCAACAAGGCCCTCTTGCGAGGGCCTTGTTTGGTAAGGCGGGATCCCGGAGGAATCAGCCTTCGGCCGTTTCCGCCAGTACGCGCTGGGCTTCTTCGGCCACGCGTTCGGGGGCGGTGCCGCCGACGTGCTTGCGGGCGGCAACCGAGCCTTCCAGCGTCAGCACCTGGTGGACGTCGTCGCCGATCTGGGCGTGATAGGCCTTGAGTTCGTCGGTGGACAGGTCAGCCAGGTCGCAGCCGCGCTGTTCGCAGTCGCGCACGGCGTGGGCGACCACTTCGTGGGCGTCGCGGAAGGGCACGCCGCGCTTGACCAGGTAGTCGGCCAGGTCGGTGGCGGTGGCGAAGCCTTGCAGGGCGGCGGCGCGCATGTTGTCGGCCTTGACCTTGATGCCGGCAGCCATGTCCGCAAAGATGGTCAGCGTGTCGCGCACGGTGTCCACGGTGTCGAACAGGCCTTCCTTGTCTTCCTGGTTGTCCTTGTTGTAGGCCAGGGGTTGGCCTTTCATCAGGGTCAGCAGGGCGACCAGGTTGCCGTTGACGCGGCCGGTCTTGCCACGGGCAAGCTCGGGCACGTCGGGGTTTTTCTTTTGCGGCATGATCGAGCTGC containing:
- a CDS encoding FecR family protein, which codes for MRPTEPHSPADNGTRPTFDDPRDAAAFWFARARSGRMSVADQLAFDAWLKQAPAHAHEYALLDEVWRDTLAVPAERLRALARDTEFETESESAPTRVRPPSRRVRWAGVALAGAAALAIGVATVPLFQTAAPTYDATLASAHGERRQVALSDDSILELNTDTQANVRFYPDRREVDLAAGEITFSVKADANRPFYVRTGDAQVRVTGTRFNVRRHGDVTDVAVLSGSVEVKPTGLRFWQQAALTPGQGLTVSRSGLGAPHVVDLAALTAWHQGRIVFNNTPLADAVREMNRYAPYAIRLSGAGLDKVRIAGAVSIDQPASFLELLPRIAPVRIDAEGGNRYVVKAR
- a CDS encoding sigma-70 family RNA polymerase sigma factor → MPRSKPQDKGWIGCYAEMVRGWVRKVGNTHEAEDALQDAAVGLLKSDGGHILEPRAYLYRASMNSLAGNARREARLPTLPLHEISEDDHPRDVDSGAAVRAAQLAAAVEAALLQLPIKCRQAYIWHRLEGYSHQEVAARLGVSLNSVERYIMRAMRHLRDALHSYAPD